One part of the Humulus lupulus chromosome 9, drHumLupu1.1, whole genome shotgun sequence genome encodes these proteins:
- the LOC133800059 gene encoding uncharacterized protein LOC133800059: protein MPSYVKFMKVILSKKMKLEYYEIVTLTEECSAILQKKLSPKLKDPGSFTIPCSIGGSMVTKALCDLWASINLMPLSIFRKLKLGEARPTTVSLQMADRSIKHPRGVIEDVLVKLDTFIFPVDFIILDMEEDENISIILGRPFLATGRALIDVQKSKLKLRVQNEEVTFNVFAATKIPTYCRVDVITGGGSKVEVIKRKIIAQDGSRRVRNHVKMFFSGKARMLHEW, encoded by the coding sequence atgccaagttatgtgaagttcaTGAAGGTAATCTTGTCGAAGAAAATGAAACTGGAGTACTATGAGATAGTgacacttactgaggagtgcagtgcaATACTTCAAAAGAAACTatctcccaagcttaaagatccaggtagtttcaccattccatgctcCATAGGGGGATCAATGGtgacaaaggctttatgtgatttatggGCTAGTATAAATTTAATGCCTCTATCTATCTTTCGCAAGTTAAAATTGGGAGAAGCTCGACCTACTACCGTGTCCTTACAGATGGCAGATCGTTCAATTAAACATCCTCgtggagtgattgaggatgtaCTAGTAAAGCTGGATACGTTCATCTTCCCTGTagattttattattcttgatatggaggaggatgaaaATATTTCGATTATTCTTGGAAGACCATTTTTAGCTACTGGAAGGGCgctaattgatgtacaaaaatCGAAATTAAAGCTGCGAGTGCAAAATGaggaggtaacatttaatgtttttgctgCAACTAAAATTCCAACATATTGTAGAGTGGATGTGATAACAGGAGGCGGTAGCAAGGTGGAAGTTATCAAGAGAAAGATCATTGCTCAAGATGGTAGTCGAAGAGTGCGTAATCATGTGAAAATGTTCTTTAGTGGGAAAGCTCGAATGTTACATGAGTGGTGA